In Ciconia boyciana chromosome 1, ASM3463844v1, whole genome shotgun sequence, the genomic stretch AGTGTATGTAGGATATATTGTTTTCTAATCCCTTCGTACAGGTAGAACCTTTGTCCAGACTAGCATTGTCTCACTCTTGATTATGGCTAcatcctttcctctgccctcGAGGACAGCAATCTTACCCTGCCCGTATCTTTGCAGAATGCTGCTGCAAAGGTTGTTTCCTCAGCCACAGCTGTTAACACTCCCTGTGCCATCCTCCAGTGGCTCTTCTTTCCGTACCTCATCGCATCTACGCAGAGCTTCATGTTTAAAGCCGTTCTTTGTCCCTACTGTCTGTCTTCTCATGTCATTGCTGTGAAATCTGTTTTTACCTTTCAGCAGCTCATGATGCCAGCCTTCCTCACTCCTTCAGAATATTTGGTGGCTTTAGTGAGTTGTAAGTGACTTTTtagcaagatttaaaaaatcaaaataaaaagtgaccCTCCTCCAAACAACAACTACAAATACACAAAGTCCAAAACTTTCTACATAGGACATTATTTTGGGCAATTTTTAAACTTGTATTTAGGTGCAAAATTGAGTATTAACGCTTTCCAGGCTTGGAGCTTGGAGAGTAAGTATACATTAACATAATTTCAAGCAGCATTGGAATAGTCCTTTCCTGCCTGCTTTagagaaaacagatgtttgCACATCAGGAGTCTGTACAGAGAAGTTACCAACGGGGTGGTGGGGCTGTTTCTTCACCGAGCTATCACCTCCCAAGTTAAAATCCAAGTAAAATACAAGCTATTCGCTCTGTCTCCAGATCTGCTAGAATAAATACAGATTCTGCGACAAGTTCAGTGCAGTGGGCTCCTGACAGTCAGATTTTAAATGGGTAGATGCACCTTCTTGTAGGATATGTTACTTGGGGAGAAATAAGGCACTTACTGTATGGAAGCAATGTTTATAGATCTGTGTGGAAGTCACGGGGGAACAGAGCGATTGCCCTACTGACTCTTGTCTCTTTTGCAGTTGGTGTATCCTTATGACTTTAGACTAACAGAGAAAGAGGtaataactaattttttttcctttttattcctggTTTTAAAGATACTGAGCAGTGGTGATGGAGGTTTTCTTACcgtgtggttttgtttgttgcagAAAACTAGTATCTGCTACTTGTCCTTCCCAGACTCCTACTCAGGTAGGTAGCATCTGTTGGCCttgcctgcagcctgcaggaTGGTTCGTTGCCATTATGAAAGAAATGGGTTCATGATGGGAAGAGTGAGTCATCGCCTCTAATGCAGCAGAGACTGATGGGCTGTATCTTCTAGAACTGTGACATCAAGGAGCACCCAGCCCTTGGGTCTGAACAAAGAGCCTTCTTGTCATTTTGATTGCTCTCTGGATATAGAACCTGTGATCTAGTGGGCGACAGGACAATTTCTTGATAAGCTTGCACACTCACGCTTCACCCCTGcccataaaatataaaaaagtgaCGAAGGGTAGGTTCCCTGAGGTTTGCAGCTGTCGACTGTCAGCGTTTCTGTGTTTGTGAGTGAAGTGCTCAGTGAAGAGAAATAGATGGGGAGAGGATGCTTTCACAGCAGAACTATCCCCAAAACTTGTATTTAGAAATCGGAAAGGTGGCAATAAGAAATAAGCACGTTAATTCATCCCAGTACCTGTTTCTTTAAGACTGGTTCCTGACTTagttttctgcagctttgcccagtgtagttttaaaattttttaaggATGTACTTTCACTAGTTTCTCAGAGCTTAGTGAACACTCAGGCTAGATGTCCctttaataaagtaaattatttactAATAGTAATATCTTCGTAACACACGCACCAGTCTTTACTCTTCTTCGGAGCACAGCATCTGCAAACAGCGGGAAGGCGTATGTCCTCCTACCCCGCTGTAGCGCCTAGGTCTGTTTAGCTGGGGTTTTTGTTCGGTGAGCTTAGTGCATTTAACTCTTTCCTCATAACTGACCTCTTTGTATGTACTCGGCCCTAGTCCTTCTGCCCATCCAATTGATGAAACCTCCTGAGGActtcatgcttctttttttcctgctgcacaaagTATGCTTGGTAGGGGGTGAGCAGTATAGTGTGACGTGGGAGGTGCCCGGCCGTGGTGCTTGTCTAGGTCATTTGCTAGAGCTATTGTGCAGGGGATTGTCGTTAAAATCAGTGTTTGTGTGGTCTTGGATTAAGGCTGTTTGTACATTTTTTCAGTACGGTGGATAAGAAGTGGTGGCTGCAGCTACTCGGGATTGATGATACTGGCCAATGTCTGTAAGCTTCCCAGCAATGGCCTGGCAAGGTTTAGCTTAATGATGCCAGTTGTTGTGTTCAGCTATGTGTTCTTCCTGCCTTGcactgggttttggggtttcaATATGCTGTTACTCTCCACTTCGTTTTCAGTTTTGGAGTTCTTTGTTAATCAGCATCCCTGTTTATGTCAGCATTTCAGATTTAACCAATTTCCAGCTTTCTCTTTACTGAAACTTCTTCCTGGGCGTTTGTGATCTTCTCTGTCTCAGGTGGCCTGGGGGATACTCAATTTAGCTTCCGCCTTCGTCAGTCTGGGGGACAGAGGACCACTCATTACGAGGACGACGGCGAGTACAATAGAGAAGCACCCCTAACGCTGCAGGTCAGTTGCATTTCAGTGCACTACTTATACCTGCTAAGCAAACAGTAGTGTTATTGGGTTAAAAGCCAAATAtgcttttgatttgtttgttttctatacataaaatactcattttctctGGCCATGGGAATActcagaaaaggaggaagcttTCAGCACAGGGACTTACTTCCACGTTAATACTCACAGAGGGCCGTGATGAGAATCCCAGCTACTCTGAGAGGTGGAAATGAATCAGGGGGACCCCAGATTAGAGCAATGGTCATGTCTGGCTACAGCGAAAAGATAAATGGTGGCTCACAGGTGACATCCAGCAGAGTGCACGGCTACCTGTGCACACTTCCACGAGGCAAGACAAGAATATCCTTGTCCGTGGTAAATGAGATGTTTACCTCTTTTGTTGAGGAATGACAGTTCTTGTCATTTGTTGCAGGATCTATGTGTATAAAAACAGCCGGAATAATTGGCATGCCACAGATCCACACTTCAGTGGGCTGGTTTAACCATACCCAAGCACTAATATCGGGAGTGTCTGTTAGTTGTGGGTTTTCTGTCAGTGAGCTGTCTGTCCATTTCATGCAGAGAAGGGATGTGCTGAGCACTGTTGCTTCTTTTAATTGAGCAGATGGCCATCAGATCAACTtgtcctcttctgctttctcctttgagATGATGCTTCCTGTGCATGTGCCTTTTTAACACTTCTGCAGTCTTTCTGTGATACGCTTTTGTGATATGCAATCCAGAAATGGATTGCTGGTCTGAGAGGGAGTAGGaggatttcttttcctaaattcTGGTCTAGAGATTTTTCAGCTTGCATACATCTTTACTGCTTTGTAGCAATTGGACACTGCCTCACAGATTCACCCAGCTTTAAAGAAGTAAGGGAAGTAAAACTGCCAAAGTACTGGATTCTGTTGTGGAAAAACAATAtttgggaagagaaaggtgCCTTAAACTGCGGGGCCTGTGGGGCTTCAAAAATGATATTAAGGATGGTCATTGTGTTTGACACTGATAACTATTCTTCCTCCTTGATGTCTGTGGGAACTTAGAAGGCATAGCGTGTTTGAAATGATCGCTGGGGATTTGTACTAAATCTGTTAGTTTTCATGGATGCTGTGAAGGAATTGTCATTCAGCTTTGTGCTTCATCCTGAGCAACGTTTGACTGGTACTGCCTTAAATGCCTGACTAAAGAGGAATGCAACGGGTGTGGTAGGGGACATTTCCTCCTCTCAGAAGATGATGTATTCCTTCCTGAACAATAGATTATCTTCTAGCTGGCAAAGAAAACTGACAGTCAGAGCACATCAGTGGCAGCATGGGGTGCCAGGATGAGCTCAGTGGGTTGGCTCAGCTGGTGGTATTAGTGGAAACCTCAATTAACCCTTTAGATGATGGCCCTGAAGGTGCTGCAGAAAGGGGCTAGTGAAAGGTGCCACCTGGAGGCTGTAATTTTTTGTGAATTTAGTTGTTTGTATCTCCTCTCTATCTTCCCATTTGGTAAACTCTCGCAGATAGCTAAGCATGGATAACTTTGGTGAATAGGAGGGAGCGCTGTAATTGTATCATAGCAGGAGGAGGTATGTTGTTTGGTCAGCGGCTGGAGGGAGGTTGGCGATAGCAGTAATCCGTTTCTCAATAACAGCATTGTTGGTCTCTCTTGCAGCGGGAGTCTGCTCATTACTTTGGTTATGTATACTTCAGGCAAGTCAAGGACAGCTCGATGAAGAGAGGTTATTTTCAGAAGGTGAGTACTGAAACCAGATAGCTTGCTACTCTCAGCTGGTACGTAGCTGTAAAAAGGCACCTATCCATAGCTGTAAAATAGCACCACTTCCTACGTGACACCCACAGTGTTTCTGCAGGAAACAGCAAAGGTCACGGAGAACAGGAATATGTGGAAGGTGTAATTCCAAACAAACCTGGATGCCGTTGCCATGGTGCGTTAATCACATGAGCAGTGACCTGCAGTCTGAATCATGAGATCCTGAAGTACTCAAACATTTGCTTCAGTATGTACTCCAGTGTCACAGATAGTGAGAGGATATACTCCGTTATTGCAGTCTGTGCTAGTTATACCTTAACCCTGCTCTTATTGTTgctttaatctttcttcttcctagTAGCCATCTGGGAATGGATTTCCTGCTGGGCTGATTGCTTCTAACTAGCAGCAGTGACACTGCTGGTGCCTCACCAACCTTGTCTCTTATCATAAATCCCTTTGACACaggcactggaaaaaataatataaacgGCATGTTTATTTCAGCATAAATATGCGAAGTGCTTTGTATTATTCAGACAGATAGTTATGGTCACTGCCTCAAAGAGAGTGCACTTTCAGACTtctagagaaggaaaatattttactttgacCCTAAGATCCATTTTTCTCCATGGATCCATGGAATTACTCTTTCAGTAGTGTTTGTTCACATCAAAAGATAAAAGGCCATCCTCTCAAACAAATTAACTTTGAACACCTGCTCTTCAAAGAGCAGTGCTTCATAGCAGGTCAGTCTGGTAACGTGCTGGAAGGTGGGGACACCATTCTGTCCCAGCAGGTACTTGGCCTGCTGTGCTTTCTCTCCTCCACCTCTAGGCAGTGACGTGGAGTTTCTTTCAAAGAGACATGCTAATACAGAAAGGAGTTTCTTCATCTCCGCTGAAGTGGTGGATTGATCACTCAGAAAGTTGGAGGAGTAGAGAAACTGGACAACATGGGGACCTGCTGAACAGATATTTATACCAGGCTAATGTGCTTGCTCTTTGGTAGACTTACAAAAGTAGTGGGCACATTGAATTCCTCAGTGAAGTATATTGTCATGCTTGgatgggttttttaatttcaaatggcaaagttttgggttggaaaggagGTGTTTAAATGACTTTTGCAGAAATTTTCACTAGATCCTAATTAATGTATTCATTAATGAttagaggaagagaaaaatcagcatAGTAATGAAAACCCCTGGTGGGACTGAGTTGGAAAAGTTGTAAAGAACAGTGATACATTTCATAAAGAAGCATTAGAAAGAagccaaaacaacaacaaaaaaaggcattgctGGAAACAAATCAGCCTTATTTCAAGttactttgtttcttcttccccataattcctttattttgtttatctaCCTAATTTCAGTTTCAAGGGTCTGCTCCTTTGCACTTCTCCATCTGAAATGGTAGCTTTGAACCTATTGgcaatttgcttttgtttttcttccagatggTCTTTTGCTAGGTCACAAACTCAGCCCTCTTAGTTGTGGTGGCTCCCTGGTAGAAGCTGCCAGCTGTGCTtattcattaaacaaaaaaatccttccctATGTGGATACCCAGGATCTTCCAAAGCCTGAGGGTTCAACAACTAGGTAGCTAGCAAGAATTCCACCGGCAAAAGTGCTGCTTTTGCGCTCTTGCATGTTTTGATGTTGGCTTTTAAGTGCAGCCCTCTTGTAAGCAGTATAAGTATACGCAGTGCTAGAAATGATCATGTCGGGGGGTCTCTGACTCTTAAATGTAccttttttcagtctttggtGCTGGTGTCACGCCTTCCGTATGTGAACTTGTTCCAGTCATTGCTGCAGCTGATTGCTCCGGAATACTTTGACAAGCTGGAGCCATGCCTGGAGGCAGGTGAGCAGTCAGATCTAGGAGGGAGGGTTTGCATAGTGAAATCTTTCAGAGGTTTTATTAGGAGGTTCCTGAAAGACAGCTGAAATGTTCCAAATTAGTTCATTCTGGAACAAATTCCAACAGGAAAAACTTTCATCCAAGTGGTTGGCttgaaaaaattataaacagcTGTAAAGAATGCATTAATGGGAAACGTCTGACAACCTTAATAGATGGTGCTGTCAGTTTTGCATACGGTGTATTcccagagagaggaaaaaaatgctaatgcTACATCTCTGTCTAGGTCTTTACTGCACTATTCAACTTAATCATGATTTATCAACAGTATAGTGCTGCTGGGCCTGCACTAGAAGCAGTGGTGCAGACATAAGTCTGGTGTCTGACCTAAACTTGCATAATTATTTGATATAGTGTTTGTTTGCAACTAGCCAGGGGGACACGTGAACTAGGAGTGAGCGATAACTGACTTGGCAGAACTCATAGGACCAGCTGAATTAGCTGTATTGACCTTCagattaaacttttttctttacctgtgtCCCTGCAGTGTGCAATGAGATTGATCAGTGGCCGTCGCCTGTGCCAGGACAGACTCTGAACCTTCCAGTGATGGGAGTTGTCATTCAGGTACTTGTTGCTGGTGATCTGTACTCAGCAGCAGACTGAGGCAAACTGGGAAGTGGAACATGTATCCCCTTTTCTTCTGGATGTTAGAATCGCTGTTTACTCTGGATTCTTTCCCTTTATTCCTAACCTCTGTACGATTAGAATTGATAATTGCGGAAGCTTTCTCACGTGGATGGTTGTTAGGGAagaaagtgtgtgtgcatgctaaCTGATTCCGTCTCCCTGGATAATCTGTCTGTTCTCATTTGTAATCTAGGTGAGAATCCCATCAAGGGTGGATAAGCCAGGATCAAGCCCAGTGAAGCAGTTCAATCAAGAGGTGAGATGAAGTGTGGCATGACACAAGCCAGTGATGAGCAGAATCTAGACTACTAAGGAAGGAGGGTGGAGAAGAACTGGAACTCTTTCAGCTTTACCCTATTTGAAACAATCTTGGCCTGGGATTAACGTAGTTTAAGCTACCCATCTCGTTCAAACTGCACGCTCTCATGCCTGTGTCTTTCAAAACAGGCCTCTCTGCACAGAATTTGTGTGCTTCAAGTTATGTATGTGCGTTGTTCTCACCGTTTTTGTTCATCTTGCGTTTTCTGGGAATTCATGCATAGGCAGGTCTCCACGAGACCCTGCCTTAGTCTTCTGTGTTGTTTTGCAGCATTTGCTGTCTGAGCATCTTTACTGCTTTTATTCAGCTTTGATTTTGATTCttgttaatttgattttttcccccccctttttctctcctttgaatAATATTGTTGTATTTCACAACTTTTGGTACCCATATTACCAACCCTTATTGTCTCTATCTGTATCTTAAGCTCTGCCTTGCACCAGAGGAAACTCTAGAAAATAAAGGAGCAGACACAGGAAGTCTTTCACATCTTGAAAAGAAGGGATTCTTGGCTATCTTCTAGCAAAGGAAATCCATTTGGACCTTGAACGCTCAATCCAGATCTGTTCCTGGCTTGTATCTCTAAGCGTTAACcttgttctcttctttttacGCTTATTGTAGAGGGAGCTACTTTGTGATTGATGTGGTCAGTGTAGATGGCATGTCAGTCAGGATGCTTCCATTTACTaacagtttggggtttgtttgattttttttttttttttttttttcccccccttcctcaTTTAGAATCTGTTACCAGCCCCACTGGTACTCCCCAGTATTCATGAACTGGATCTCTTCAGGTGAGAGCCACCATCCCTGCAACCCTCTcctttccatctgcttttcctgctcaTAATATCCTATAAATCATAGGTATAATGAAGATACCAAACGAGGAATCaaaaattactgctttgcaGAGTGTCATTTAGCATACTGGGCTTGCAGAGCTTGTGCAGTGTTTAAACCTGTGTGCGCTGCCCTTAACACAACCCCCTGTATCCTGGTTAGAGGAGGGTTTCTTTTCTTGACCTCAGCTGGTGATCAGCTTAAGCTCTGAAGCATACACGTTATGTGTCTGAACTAAACTTTTCAGCATTATAGGTGCTATTCTGATAGACGTACATCTGCCCTAATCCACATGCGTTTTACTTTGCTTAGATGAAAAGACTTACTGAGAGCAATATGATCAGGTCCCTTTACGTTGCTGAAAGCATTTCCTTTAAACATGTATAAAATGGTTGAGCAACAGCATGTGTAAAGACACATGGCAGTCTGTTGTGGGATACTAAAAATCATTCCTAGATTTCAAATTCCCAGATAGAAGCACATCTGGATAGGCTTATATGCAGTAACTGTGTCTGGCCTTTTCTGAACTGCATTTCTAACCTCATTCTTCCCTTCACTGACAGGTGTTTCCAGCCAGTGCTAATTCACATCCAGATGTTGTGGGAGCTGATGTTACTAGGAGAGCCAGTTGTTGTAATGGCACCATCCCCTACCGTTTCTTCGGAAATGGTTCTGGCACTTACCAGGTAACGCCTTCAAATTCTGAGATACAGGTAACGATAATAGTAAATTCTGGcggtttttctctttcagatccACTCTTCTGCTGAGTCAGTTCTTTTAGATTTAGTTTGCCTATGAAAGCATGTAAGACAAATAGCATAGCAAGAGAGTCTTGCTCATATTCCACCAGTGAcagagaagagtaaaagtgaatCTCCCGTGTTGGGAGACTTGATGGTTCATAGCCCCGAGGAACTTTGTCTCCCCAGCTTTGGActctgctttaggaaaaaaaaaaaaaagcctggaacTCCTCCAAAGTGTTACCTCTGGCAGGACAAAACACTGCTCTAGGACATAAACCTGATGTAAACACACATTCCTCCTCTGTGAAGTTTATATGGCAACTATGCTCTCTATTGTTACAGCTGCCTTGCTCCTCTGAGGTACTGTTGTGACTACCGCCCCTATTTTACTATCCACGACAGTGAATTTAAAGAGTATACCACCAGGACACAAGCTCCGTAAGTAGCCAGTAGACCCTTGCTACCCACTTGCCACTGTCTGTGTGAAGGAAACCCTGAGGTTAAggttgttctgctttttttccccccctttctaGGCCAAACATTGTTGTGGGAGTCACAAACCCTTTCTTTATCAAAACTCTCCAGCACTGGCCACACATTCTTCGGATTGGGGAGCTCAGAATGTCAGGTAAGGGTGGAACCAAAATCCTGTTGTGCTGGTAGACCTTGTCAGAGGCTAGTGGTGAGCTGACAGTTGCAGTGCTAGCCGTCATTTTACCCATCTTCATTCCTGAGAGAGCGGGAAACCAAAGGGAAGTCTAGACTCAGATTCAGTTGATGTGCAGGATGAGCGCAAACGATGGTGAAGACAAATCGTTGAGAGGATAACTTGCTGtggttttcttcagaagcattaagaaagggaaaagcccTTCCtgggcaggaaaggaaaaattgcatAGAGAAGAACAGAGAGGTGGAGAGAGAGACTCTGATTATTATCTATGAAGCCAAGAAAAGCTCTAGGTTGCGGGGTGGGGGGTTTTGCAATGCCTCCTTAACACGTTCCTGTTCCAAAATTTGAGTGGGAAAGTTAGCAGATGAGAAGGGTTATGTGAGGGTGGAGTTAAGGGAGGATGTGACTTAGGATATACAAGTGTAGGACTGGATGTTCTCGAGTGCAAAGTCTCGCgtgtgctgctgtggctgtgagAGCAGATTCAGAGCCCGAACTAGTCATTTGATGTCTTTCCACAGGAGACTTGCCCAAGCAGGTTAAGGTGAAGAAACTAGCTAAACTAAAAACTCTAGACACAAAACCAGGTAAGTCCTCTTGTCAGAcatcatttaattttatttacccTTCCACATGGGGGATTTTGCAGGCTTTGCAGGCATGTGAACATTGCATACGTTATTCTTTGTATCTCAGCAAATGAACATTTTGGTGTTATCATCTTCCCATACTCGATGTGGCACTCGGTTCTCTGTAGTGGCATCCCCCATCTAATACAGAAAAACTGTACATCTTTGTTCTGAGACTGAAAAAGCCAACGGAACAAATCGTTTCAGTGTCGGGAGAACTTCTgattttcttgattttattttatatatcatATCTGCTTTTTAGATGCGATGGAAGTCAAAGGATCTTGCTTACCTAGATACAGCTATCTGTCGCTTAACTAACTGTTCAGCTCAGGCCTAGCCATAACTGACTCCAGTAAGTTATCTCACCATAAGCTTAGCATAAGAAGGTCCTTGAGATAGTTCAGTGTCCTTTAATCCTGCTGCGAGTACTGGCTGCATTAgcaattttgtaatttttgtaattattcttttataattttagtGCTAGGAATTTCAGTTCTGTTATCCGTGCACTACATAATAACAGATAATCTAGAGCCTCCTCTAGATACGTGGgcaaagttttgtttttaacttctgcttttttctgggtttgttgttttttttttttcaatctagGAATCTATACTTcttataaaacatttcttcacaaAGACAAAACCCTGATAAAAAGATTACTAAAGGTAAGCAGTTTCCACTCTATCCTACATCCTGTATGTCATTATGGGAAAACCGTGCTAACAGCTTGGTTTAAACAGACAAAACTCTCCAAAAGGAAGAGACTTTTTACAGCGTGTAATGATTTAGTCAAGTATACTTGGACATGTTTATCATgccagttttaaaatttttcacttaaaattatGGATTAAATGCTGGCACTAATGATAACCTAAGTGAGAACAATCGTTatcaaaaaaaaagagtctgaaAAAACAGATTCTGTGTAGTGAAATGTGAGTGATATGTTTAACTAGAGAGTGGAATATGTATTTTGGGCGGTACAGTTTCCCAGGCTACTCTGGACGGGTTGCTTATAGCTGCGGTGTTTGCAAATTCTCCGTCTGTCTGCATAAGAGAGAACAGCACCT encodes the following:
- the DENND6B gene encoding protein DENND6B codes for the protein MDALCRAEPRPRRPAAASPLPWARFSAWLDCVCVVTFDLELGQAMELVYPYDFRLTEKEKTSICYLSFPDSYSGGLGDTQFSFRLRQSGGQRTTHYEDDGEYNREAPLTLQRESAHYFGYVYFRQVKDSSMKRGYFQKSLVLVSRLPYVNLFQSLLQLIAPEYFDKLEPCLEAVCNEIDQWPSPVPGQTLNLPVMGVVIQVRIPSRVDKPGSSPVKQFNQENLLPAPLVLPSIHELDLFRCFQPVLIHIQMLWELMLLGEPVVVMAPSPTVSSEMVLALTSCLAPLRYCCDYRPYFTIHDSEFKEYTTRTQAPPNIVVGVTNPFFIKTLQHWPHILRIGELRMSGDLPKQVKVKKLAKLKTLDTKPGIYTSYKTFLHKDKTLIKRLLKGIQRKRPSEVQSALLRRHLLELTQSFIIPLEHYIASLMPLQRAITPWKNPPQIRPFRQEDFMKTLEHAGPQLTCVLKGDWLGLYRRFFKSPNFDGWYRQRHKEMTQKLEALHLEAICEANIVAWMKDKSEVEIVDLVLKLREKLVRARCQHLPVKEETLQRVGLYIETIIGSLPEDLQTVLHHH